A stretch of the Odontesthes bonariensis isolate fOdoBon6 chromosome 5, fOdoBon6.hap1, whole genome shotgun sequence genome encodes the following:
- the lag3 gene encoding lymphocyte activation gene 3 protein, which yields MLLEGIIFGLFTFLVTARCETAEVLVEAGSQVVLPCKCSFRLCNPAAIIWNKNNKGTVWRKQRSGLQYWGSSWSQKDNQRVQCPHSQFDRGDYSLQISGVTEEDGGLYTCRIEYGNHVAVNQVMLRIIKVWASPSDAIWGNKVSVSCTLTPWPKEASVQWMLNDKMFVPSTGVITNGVGSVVIERATERMTGNWTCVLNHKNERRASATLTVRGIIQPPKDDTKLYAALGSAFALPCVFSPGLRPIKTVWEKLENENPRTLKNDRPSLITAGNSFRIQEVVLDSQGKYRCAGTIRGQRLTRTMQLVVAQIVQTKKKDSVMLTCQVSDASAVTEYEWVRVTYDLNGTESVEPVQKGQTVVLNNNWGEWTCRYNGKDGILGNVTYQVPMMSGHSGQKSGFSSNKGTVIGLSFLLVILLLILAQMYKNHQRRKRIFQYPALETIVHTISNEREERERNRGKD from the exons ATGTTGTTGGAGGGGATCATCTTTGGGTTGTTTACCTTTCTCGTGACAG CTCGATGTGAGACCGCTGAGGTGCTGGTGGAAGCGGGCTCTCAGGTTGTTCTACCCTGTAAATGCAGCTTTAGGTTGTGTAATCCTGCTGCCATCATctggaacaaaaacaacaaagg CACTGTTTGGAGAAAGCAAAGAAGCGGTCTGCAGTACTGGGGTTCAAGCTGGTCACAGAAGGACAACCAGCGTGTGCAGTGCCCGCACTCCCAGTTCGACCGAGGTGATTACAGCCTGCAAATCAGCGGTGTAACAGAGGAGGATGGAGGACTTTATACTTGCAGAATTGAATATGGAAACCATGTTGCCGTCAACCAAGTCATGCTCAGAATAATTAAAG TGTGGGCCTCTCCATCGGATGCCATATGGGGAAATAAGGTGTCAGTCTCTTGCACTTTGACACCTTGGCCTAAAGAGGCTTCTGTGCAGTGGATGTTGAACGACAAAATGTTCGTTCCTTCGACTGGAGTCATCACAAACGGAGTTGGAAGCGTTGTAATAGAAAGGGCGACTGAGCGAATGACAGGAAACTGGACCTGCGTCTTGAACCACAAAAACGAGAGGCGAGCCTCAGCAACTCTAACTGTGAGAG GAATCATCCAACCACCCAAAGACGATACCAAGTTGTATGCTGCGTTGGGATCTGCATTCGCTCTCCCCTGCGTTTTCTCACCTGGTTTAAGGCCCATAAAGACAGTCTGGGAGAAACTTGAGAATGAGAATCCACGTACTCTCAAGAACGATCGTCCTTCTTTGATCACCGCTGGTAACTCTTTCAGGATTCAGGAGGTTGTGTTGGACAGTCAGGGCAAATATAGATGTGCTGGGACTATAAGAGGACAAAGACTGACTCGCACAATGCAGCTTGTCGTTGCTCAGA ttgtccaaacaaagaagaaagacTCCGTGATGCTGACCTGCCAAGTGAGCGACGCAAGCGCGGTCACCGAATATGAGTGGGTTCGTGTCACGTACGACCTCAATGGCACTGAGTCAGTTGAGCCCGTCCAGAAGGGGCAGACTGTTGTGTTAAACAATAACTGGGGTGAATGGACGTGCCGTTACAATGGGAAAGACGGCATTTTGGGGAATGTAACGTACCAGGTTCCAATGATGA GTGGTCATAGTGGACAAAAGTCAGGTTTCTCAAGTAACAAGGGCACCGTGATCGGCCTCAGCTTTCTCCTCGTCATTCTGCTGCTGATCCTGGCTCAGATGTACAAAAATCAccaaagg AGAAAAAGAATCTTTCAGTACCCTGCGCTGGAGACAATTGTTCATACCATCTCCAATGAGCGGGAGGAGAGAGAAAGGAACAGAGGGAAAGACTGA
- the mrpl51 gene encoding large ribosomal subunit protein mL51: MSVLGGLLRAGASLCQSAGTLLHTARTVSTGSCCQIRMHAIPQPKQVDRWTEKRSMYGVYDNIGILGDFKAHPKDLIVAPCWLKAFKGNELQRAIRKKKMVGDRMLTLERHNLEKRIRFLYRRFNRTGKGR, from the exons ATGTCTGTACTGGGAGGTTTGCTGAGGGCTGGAGCGTCCTTGTGTCAGTCTGCTGGGACTCTGCTGCACACAGCCAGGACAGTTTCAACAG gtTCATGCTGCCAGATTAGGATGCATGCTATTCCTCAGCCAAAGCAGGTCGACAGGTGGACTGAGAAGAGGAGCATGTATGGAGTTTATGATAACATAGGCATCTTAG gGGACTTTAAAGCTCATCCCAAAGACCTAATTGTTGCCCCCTGCTGGTTGAAAGCATTTAAAGGAAACGAACTGCAGCGAGCAATTAGAAAAAAGAAGATGGTGGGAGACAGAATGTTGACTCTGGAGAGACACAACTTGGAGAAGAGGATCCGCTTCCTCTACAGACGCTTCAACCGCACCGGCAAAGGCCGCTAA
- the LOC142380181 gene encoding vesicle-associated membrane protein 3-like, with product MSAPDAAPPAGAPGAPGAPGADGAPGGAPPGPPNTSSNRRLQQTQAQVEEVVDIMRVNVDKVLDRDQKLSELDDRADALQAGASQFESCAAKLKNKYWWKNCKMMIMMGIIGVIVVGIIFLYFFY from the exons AT GTCTGCCCCAGATGCTGCCCCACCAGCTGGAGCTCCAGGTGCTCCAGGTGCACCTGGTGCAGATGGAGCCCCAGGCGGCGCTCCTCCCGGCCCACCCAACACTTCCAGCAACCGCCGACTACAACAGACACAGGCCCAAGTTGAGGAG GTGGTGGATATCATGCGAGTGAACGTGGACAAGGTTTTGGACAGGGACCAGAAGCTTTCAGAGCTGGATGACAGAGCGGATGCTCTCCAGGCCGGAGCCTCTCAGTTTGAAAGCTGTGCAGCCAAGCTAAAAAACAAGTACTGGTGGAAGAACTGCAAG ATGATGATCATGATGGGTATCATTGGAGTCATTGTGGTTGGAATAATATTCC TGTACTTCTTCTACTGA